A single Opisthocomus hoazin isolate bOpiHoa1 chromosome 1, bOpiHoa1.hap1, whole genome shotgun sequence DNA region contains:
- the ZYX gene encoding zyxin isoform X1, with the protein MASPGAPGTRMTSTVSINISTPSFYNPQKKFAPVVAPKPKVNPFKAGGASEPPLPPPPGAGAQRAQIGKVGEIPPVSMSVLAEELPLPPPPPPGEEASFSSNCAFPPPPPPFEEPFPPAPEEVFPSPPPPPPMFDEGPVNTVPAPQVRGKMSSIDLEIDSLSVMLDDMEKNDPFKSRISPGSTGSLEKPLALKAPVEIPSAPRDTPHSFPSKFTPKPSGSLPFKPPGVDLSPAPTLWAAPQQRKEPLAPVPPPLSLPPAQPTPKFTPLPVAGAPKPGSKPGADVPVAHSNSTRYPTSLQTQFTAPSPSGPSSRPQPPNFTYAQQRERPQVQEKPRPTEQPAAVKDMHRPTGSSADPPRGNSCLTMKEVEELEKLTQKLMKDMEHPPPAEAATSELCGFCRKPLSRTQPAVRALDCLFHVECFTCFKCEKQLQGQQFYNVDEKPFCEDCYAGTLEKCSVCKQTITDRMLKATGNSYHPQCFTCVMCHTPLEGASFIVDQANQPHCVDDYHRKYAPRCSVCSEPIMPEPGKDETVRVVALEKNFHMKCYKCEDCGKPLSIEADENGCFPLDGHVLCIKCHAARATTAR; encoded by the exons ATGGCCTCCCCAGGTGCCCCAGGAACCCGCATGACATCCACAGTCAGTATCAACATTTCTACCCCTTCCTTCTACAACCCGCAGAAGAAGTTTGCACCAGTGGTTGCCCCTAAACCCAAGGTGAACCCCTTCAAGGCTGGGGGTGCGTcagagccgccgctgcccccgcctCCTGGAGCTGGCGCCCAGCGTGCTCAGATAGGGAAGGTGGGGGAGATCCCACCAGTGTCCATGTCCGTGCTGGCAGAAG AGCTGCCACTGCCGCCTCCTCCCCCACCTGGAGAGGAGGCAAGTTTCTCCTCAAACTGTGCTTTTCCCCCCCCGCCACCACCCTTTGAAGAGCCTTTTCCACCAGCCCCAGAAGAAGTTTTTCCTTCTCCACCGCCGCCACCACCGATGTTTGATGAAGGGCCTGTGAATACAGTACCTGCCCCACAG GTACGTGGCAAGATGAGCAGCATTGATCTTGAGATTGACTCACTGTCCGTAATGTTGGATGACATGGAGAAGAATGACCCCTTCAAATCCCGG ATATCTCCAGGATCCACAGGTTCTCTGGAGAAACCATTGGCCCTGAAAGCCCCTGTGGAAATACCATCTGCACCCAGAGACACTCCTCATTCCTTTCCGTCCAAGTTCACTCCGAAGCCAAGTGGAAGCTTGCCATTCAAGCCTCCTGGAGTGGATTTGAGCCCTGCCCCAACCCTGTGGGCAGCCCCACAGCAACGCAAGGAGCCCCTAGCACCAGTCCCTCcgcccctctctctccctcctgctcAGCCAACCCCTAAATTCACCCCACTCCCTGTTGCTGGCGCTCCTAAGCCTGGGTCCAAGCCAGGTGCCGATGTCCCCGTGGCCCACTCAAACTCTACAAGATATCCTACCTCCCTTCAGACTCAGTTCACAGCCCCTTCACCTTCAGGTCCCTCCTCTCGGCCGCAGCCTCCCAATTTCACCTATGCCCAGCAGAGGGAAAGACCCCAAGTGCAGGAGAAGCCGCGTCCCACAGAACAACCTGCTGCTGTGAAAGACATG CATAGACCCACAGGCTCCAGCGCAGATCCACCTAGGGGAAATTCCTGTCTGACCATGAAGGAGGTAGAAGAGCTGGAGAAGCTGACCCAGAAACTAATGAAGGATATGGAGCACCCGCCCCCAGCAGAGGCTGCCACTTCTG AGCTCTGTGGCTTCTGCCGGAAGCCCCTATCACGAACCCAGCCAGCTGTGAGGGCCCTGGACTGCCTCTTCCACGTGGAATGCTTCACCTGCTTCAAATGTGAGAAGCAGCTGCAGGGGCAACAGTTCTACAACGTGGATGAGAAGCCCTTCTGCGAGGACTGCTATGCT GGGACCTTGGAAAAGTGCAGTGTCTGCAAACAGACCATCACAGACCGGATGCTGAAGGCCACTGGTAACTCGTACCATCCCCAGTGCTTCACCTGCGTGATGTGCCATACCCCTCTTGAGGGGGCCTCTTTTATTGTGGACCAGGCCAACCAGCCTCACTGTGTGGATGACTACCACAG GAAGTACGCTCCACGCTGCTCAGTCTGTAGCGAGCCTATCATGCCAGAGCCTGGCAAGGATGAGACTGTGCGTGTGGTGGCATTGGAGAAAAATTTCCACATGAAATGTTACAAGTGTGAG GACTGTGGGAAGCCCTTGTCCATTGAAGCAGACGAGAATGGGTGCTTTCCACTGGATGGGCACGTGCTGTGTATTAAATGTCACGCCGCGCGTGCCACAACGGCTCGCTGA
- the ZYX gene encoding zyxin isoform X2 codes for MASPGAPGTRMTSTVSINISTPSFYNPQKKFAPVVAPKPKVNPFKAGGASEPPLPPPPGAGAQRAQIGKVGEIPPVSMSVLAEELPLPPPPPPGEEASFSSNCAFPPPPPPFEEPFPPAPEEVFPSPPPPPPMFDEGPVNTVPAPQISPGSTGSLEKPLALKAPVEIPSAPRDTPHSFPSKFTPKPSGSLPFKPPGVDLSPAPTLWAAPQQRKEPLAPVPPPLSLPPAQPTPKFTPLPVAGAPKPGSKPGADVPVAHSNSTRYPTSLQTQFTAPSPSGPSSRPQPPNFTYAQQRERPQVQEKPRPTEQPAAVKDMHRPTGSSADPPRGNSCLTMKEVEELEKLTQKLMKDMEHPPPAEAATSELCGFCRKPLSRTQPAVRALDCLFHVECFTCFKCEKQLQGQQFYNVDEKPFCEDCYAGTLEKCSVCKQTITDRMLKATGNSYHPQCFTCVMCHTPLEGASFIVDQANQPHCVDDYHRKYAPRCSVCSEPIMPEPGKDETVRVVALEKNFHMKCYKCEDCGKPLSIEADENGCFPLDGHVLCIKCHAARATTAR; via the exons ATGGCCTCCCCAGGTGCCCCAGGAACCCGCATGACATCCACAGTCAGTATCAACATTTCTACCCCTTCCTTCTACAACCCGCAGAAGAAGTTTGCACCAGTGGTTGCCCCTAAACCCAAGGTGAACCCCTTCAAGGCTGGGGGTGCGTcagagccgccgctgcccccgcctCCTGGAGCTGGCGCCCAGCGTGCTCAGATAGGGAAGGTGGGGGAGATCCCACCAGTGTCCATGTCCGTGCTGGCAGAAG AGCTGCCACTGCCGCCTCCTCCCCCACCTGGAGAGGAGGCAAGTTTCTCCTCAAACTGTGCTTTTCCCCCCCCGCCACCACCCTTTGAAGAGCCTTTTCCACCAGCCCCAGAAGAAGTTTTTCCTTCTCCACCGCCGCCACCACCGATGTTTGATGAAGGGCCTGTGAATACAGTACCTGCCCCACAG ATATCTCCAGGATCCACAGGTTCTCTGGAGAAACCATTGGCCCTGAAAGCCCCTGTGGAAATACCATCTGCACCCAGAGACACTCCTCATTCCTTTCCGTCCAAGTTCACTCCGAAGCCAAGTGGAAGCTTGCCATTCAAGCCTCCTGGAGTGGATTTGAGCCCTGCCCCAACCCTGTGGGCAGCCCCACAGCAACGCAAGGAGCCCCTAGCACCAGTCCCTCcgcccctctctctccctcctgctcAGCCAACCCCTAAATTCACCCCACTCCCTGTTGCTGGCGCTCCTAAGCCTGGGTCCAAGCCAGGTGCCGATGTCCCCGTGGCCCACTCAAACTCTACAAGATATCCTACCTCCCTTCAGACTCAGTTCACAGCCCCTTCACCTTCAGGTCCCTCCTCTCGGCCGCAGCCTCCCAATTTCACCTATGCCCAGCAGAGGGAAAGACCCCAAGTGCAGGAGAAGCCGCGTCCCACAGAACAACCTGCTGCTGTGAAAGACATG CATAGACCCACAGGCTCCAGCGCAGATCCACCTAGGGGAAATTCCTGTCTGACCATGAAGGAGGTAGAAGAGCTGGAGAAGCTGACCCAGAAACTAATGAAGGATATGGAGCACCCGCCCCCAGCAGAGGCTGCCACTTCTG AGCTCTGTGGCTTCTGCCGGAAGCCCCTATCACGAACCCAGCCAGCTGTGAGGGCCCTGGACTGCCTCTTCCACGTGGAATGCTTCACCTGCTTCAAATGTGAGAAGCAGCTGCAGGGGCAACAGTTCTACAACGTGGATGAGAAGCCCTTCTGCGAGGACTGCTATGCT GGGACCTTGGAAAAGTGCAGTGTCTGCAAACAGACCATCACAGACCGGATGCTGAAGGCCACTGGTAACTCGTACCATCCCCAGTGCTTCACCTGCGTGATGTGCCATACCCCTCTTGAGGGGGCCTCTTTTATTGTGGACCAGGCCAACCAGCCTCACTGTGTGGATGACTACCACAG GAAGTACGCTCCACGCTGCTCAGTCTGTAGCGAGCCTATCATGCCAGAGCCTGGCAAGGATGAGACTGTGCGTGTGGTGGCATTGGAGAAAAATTTCCACATGAAATGTTACAAGTGTGAG GACTGTGGGAAGCCCTTGTCCATTGAAGCAGACGAGAATGGGTGCTTTCCACTGGATGGGCACGTGCTGTGTATTAAATGTCACGCCGCGCGTGCCACAACGGCTCGCTGA
- the ZYX gene encoding zyxin isoform X3 — protein MLRVTPRLCQELPLPPPPPPGEEASFSSNCAFPPPPPPFEEPFPPAPEEVFPSPPPPPPMFDEGPVNTVPAPQVRGKMSSIDLEIDSLSVMLDDMEKNDPFKSRISPGSTGSLEKPLALKAPVEIPSAPRDTPHSFPSKFTPKPSGSLPFKPPGVDLSPAPTLWAAPQQRKEPLAPVPPPLSLPPAQPTPKFTPLPVAGAPKPGSKPGADVPVAHSNSTRYPTSLQTQFTAPSPSGPSSRPQPPNFTYAQQRERPQVQEKPRPTEQPAAVKDMHRPTGSSADPPRGNSCLTMKEVEELEKLTQKLMKDMEHPPPAEAATSELCGFCRKPLSRTQPAVRALDCLFHVECFTCFKCEKQLQGQQFYNVDEKPFCEDCYAGTLEKCSVCKQTITDRMLKATGNSYHPQCFTCVMCHTPLEGASFIVDQANQPHCVDDYHRKYAPRCSVCSEPIMPEPGKDETVRVVALEKNFHMKCYKCEDCGKPLSIEADENGCFPLDGHVLCIKCHAARATTAR, from the exons ATGCTGCGTGTTACCCCAAGACTCTGTCAGG AGCTGCCACTGCCGCCTCCTCCCCCACCTGGAGAGGAGGCAAGTTTCTCCTCAAACTGTGCTTTTCCCCCCCCGCCACCACCCTTTGAAGAGCCTTTTCCACCAGCCCCAGAAGAAGTTTTTCCTTCTCCACCGCCGCCACCACCGATGTTTGATGAAGGGCCTGTGAATACAGTACCTGCCCCACAG GTACGTGGCAAGATGAGCAGCATTGATCTTGAGATTGACTCACTGTCCGTAATGTTGGATGACATGGAGAAGAATGACCCCTTCAAATCCCGG ATATCTCCAGGATCCACAGGTTCTCTGGAGAAACCATTGGCCCTGAAAGCCCCTGTGGAAATACCATCTGCACCCAGAGACACTCCTCATTCCTTTCCGTCCAAGTTCACTCCGAAGCCAAGTGGAAGCTTGCCATTCAAGCCTCCTGGAGTGGATTTGAGCCCTGCCCCAACCCTGTGGGCAGCCCCACAGCAACGCAAGGAGCCCCTAGCACCAGTCCCTCcgcccctctctctccctcctgctcAGCCAACCCCTAAATTCACCCCACTCCCTGTTGCTGGCGCTCCTAAGCCTGGGTCCAAGCCAGGTGCCGATGTCCCCGTGGCCCACTCAAACTCTACAAGATATCCTACCTCCCTTCAGACTCAGTTCACAGCCCCTTCACCTTCAGGTCCCTCCTCTCGGCCGCAGCCTCCCAATTTCACCTATGCCCAGCAGAGGGAAAGACCCCAAGTGCAGGAGAAGCCGCGTCCCACAGAACAACCTGCTGCTGTGAAAGACATG CATAGACCCACAGGCTCCAGCGCAGATCCACCTAGGGGAAATTCCTGTCTGACCATGAAGGAGGTAGAAGAGCTGGAGAAGCTGACCCAGAAACTAATGAAGGATATGGAGCACCCGCCCCCAGCAGAGGCTGCCACTTCTG AGCTCTGTGGCTTCTGCCGGAAGCCCCTATCACGAACCCAGCCAGCTGTGAGGGCCCTGGACTGCCTCTTCCACGTGGAATGCTTCACCTGCTTCAAATGTGAGAAGCAGCTGCAGGGGCAACAGTTCTACAACGTGGATGAGAAGCCCTTCTGCGAGGACTGCTATGCT GGGACCTTGGAAAAGTGCAGTGTCTGCAAACAGACCATCACAGACCGGATGCTGAAGGCCACTGGTAACTCGTACCATCCCCAGTGCTTCACCTGCGTGATGTGCCATACCCCTCTTGAGGGGGCCTCTTTTATTGTGGACCAGGCCAACCAGCCTCACTGTGTGGATGACTACCACAG GAAGTACGCTCCACGCTGCTCAGTCTGTAGCGAGCCTATCATGCCAGAGCCTGGCAAGGATGAGACTGTGCGTGTGGTGGCATTGGAGAAAAATTTCCACATGAAATGTTACAAGTGTGAG GACTGTGGGAAGCCCTTGTCCATTGAAGCAGACGAGAATGGGTGCTTTCCACTGGATGGGCACGTGCTGTGTATTAAATGTCACGCCGCGCGTGCCACAACGGCTCGCTGA